The DNA segment GCCGCTTGCTTTAAAATATCATTCTCCATTTTTAATCTTTGATTTTCTTTTCTGAGTCTTATTAGCTCATTTTCTTCTTGGCTTCTATTGTCCTTTGCTTTAAATGAGCCTGATGTTGTATAGTCTTTAACCCACTTATTTACAGTCGATCTAGCAATGTTATATTCTTTTACTATTTCACTTGGACTTTTACCATCCTTGATTAATTTAACTATCTGTTTTTTAAATTCTTCTTTGTATCTTTTTGACCTATTAGACATGATTAACCTCCAATTTAAGTTTATTTATTATATCATGTCCGAGTTTTTTCTGTCTAATTAAGTGTAACCTATCCACAATATTAAAAAATTTATTGAGTTATATAATGAAAAAAACTTAGAAGAAGTGGAAAAGTATTTTAAAAAATCTACAATCAATTCTTATTTAAGAGAATTAAAATCAAAAAATATAAATCAAGTTTATTTGCCTAATAATGTTGCTCATAAAATTAACCTTACTTTTTATGCCTCTATTGGAATTTATGATTTTATTGAAAAAGTTATCAAAATAATTATAAAAGAATTAGCATTTGACATAAATTCTTCTTTTGGTAATATGTGGTATTTATTTGGTTTTAAAATAACTTATAATCATATACCAGCACCATTTTATTATGAAGAAGGTGGATAAAGTTGCAGTATATATATCATGTGTAAAATTAATTAGTATTTTATAGTTATTATTTAAGTCTAACCAACTTAAATAATACTACTTAAGTAATAAGGCCTTATTACAATAATTTTTAAACTAAATAAAATAAACTAAAAAGGTCATCATACATCTTTTTAAAAAAGATGATGATGGCCTATTTGTGCTATAAACCATTATTCCACTCCTAAGGCTTTAAATACCGCATCTTCAGGACTTTGATAAAATGCTATCTGAAATTTTGCAAAAAGTTCTGGTGGTACAGTACTAATATCCGATGCTGACGCCATAGGAAGCAATATTTTTTTAGCCCCAGCATCAAAACAAACTTGTAATGTACTAGCAAGTTCTTCAACTTTATTTATTGTTCCACCAATACTCATAGAACCTAATATAACCATCTGACTTTGCACAGGTTTTCGTAATGCTCCTGAACACAATGCAATAAATGCTGCTAAAGATAATTCAGATGTTATTCCTATTCCTTGCAAATCTTGAATATGCATTAAAAAATCATTATTTTGTACCGAAATTGTTCCACTAATATTCTTTTTATTTGCTTTAAAATAATTAAAAGCAATATTAATACTTTCTTTAGCATCTCTATTTGAGCCAAGTCCAGTTCTCTCAAATTTCCCAGAACCATTTACTACTTCTGTTTCAATTTTGTAAACTCCTATCATACCAGAATGACTATGTCCAACTGTATATACATGCCCAGGTTTGCCTATTCCTTCTGGAATTAATTTGCCTCCACCTTGCTCTGGTACAGTTACAAATTCTTCATTAAAACTTTCTTTATCTATGTAAGAAAAATGAACATCATAAAACTCCATGCCACCAATTTTCTTCAATTGCTCTTTTACCCTTCTTCTTCCAACTAAAGCGTACCTTAGAATCTCCTCTATATCTTCTTTTTTAAATTCTCCATTAGGATATATGAGTTTTACAAGTCCAGAAACTGTTTTTCTAACTGCTATAACATCTCTTTGGTTTAAATTATTTCCTAATTTAAAGTATTTATCAAAAGCATCTGTGTAAGATCTTTTCCTCATTTCCCTAAAAAATTCTGCTAAATAATCTGTAATAAAACCATACTCATCTGTAAAATATTCTGGCCTAAATTTAGGAATCTCCCATCCCGGTATATAATAATGCATTCTATCAAAAAAAGCAGTATCATATGCCATTGCTTCAGGGAAAGGATCAAATAAATGAGATGTTTTTAATAATACATCGACACTTTGATTTATATTTCCAACAAAAACCATTGATGCTGAAGCATTTTTTTCTTCTTTTCCTCTTGCAAATGAGCCTGAAGCCATGTAGTCTTTCATTATTTGAATTCCATCTTTGTCTTTAAAAGTTATACCTGCTACTTCATCAAATGCTACTACATCCCATAAACCAACAAGTCCTATTTTTCTTCTCGCCATATTATAGAAAAGATTAGCAACTGTAGTTTGTCCACCTGATATCAATATAGAATTAGGAGAAATTTCTTTATAAATATGCGATTTTCCTGTTCCCCTCGGACCTAGTTCACAAAGATTATAATTATTCTCAACCAAAGGTATCATACGACATAACAAATGCCATTTAACATTTTCTTTTAATTGTGTTGGCTCCATTCCAATAGATCTTAGTAACACATCTATCCATTCATCTTTTGTAAAATATCTTCTACCATTAAATATTTCTTCAATATCCATATTAGGCATTTGAATTGGAGTTAGTTTTGATATATTAAAAGGACTTATTTCTTTAACTTCTTCATCGTAATAATAACTCATTTTTAAAATACACCAAATTCCACCTGATAGTAATTTTTCATACTCTTTTACATAATGAGGGGCTATCTCTACTCCTTTAAGTCCTAAATTAGAAAACTCTGCTTCATATATATCTTTCTTTTCATTAAGTTTTACCGTAACTTTGTCTATTACCGTATACTGACCTAATTCTCTAATTTTCGATTTGACTTTCTCTGCTTCATCAGGTCGAACAAAATTGTCAGAAAGAATCTTTTTAACTCTCTCCACACCCTCATTTATACTATCTTCATCATCAGTAGCACAATACATTCCTAACAAGTATTCGAGTACATATACAGGCACATTGGCTCCTTCTTTAATCTTTTTAGTTAAATCCTTTCTTACTACTCTACCTGCAAAGTACTTATTTAATTTCTCATTAAGGTTGAATGTTTTATCAGAACTTTCCATGTTCTTCACCTACTTTTTTAATATACTAAAAGTCAAAATCATTTATAATTGCTAAGTCAATGATAAATGGTATCTTTTCATAGATTTTATCTACTGTTTCATCTTCATCTTCTAGTATTAAATAATATTTCTTAGATTTATCATAAGGCTGGTCTTTTAATGTAAATTTCTCTCTAAATGTACGATCTTCTGGTTTAGATGATCTACTGTCAGCAATAATAATATTCTCATTTGAAATTCTGTTCCCTTCTTCATCTACAAAATATAATTTTAATCTTATAGGTATCTTTTTATCTTCCACCTTTTCTGTTTGGAAAAACTCCAAATATGTAATTCTGTTAGTAATCTTTCTTGAAATATTAGTTAGTTTCACTTCTACCTTTGTAGATTTAAATTCATTCTTTCGTATATTCTTGAATTTAATTACTGGTATAACTATTTCTTGCAAAGATGCTCCTCCATGAACATAATTTGCTCCTGCACCCTGTACTTTAAACCTTACCACACCTTTCGGTACTATTGCTTTTAAAGTAGTTTTATTCCCAAATATATAATTTAATGGAATTGATAACGTTCCTTCTATTTCAGGATTATCTTCTGTTAAAATAAATCTTCTACTTTCATCTAATGATTTTAAAGCAGTTTTCTGTATTTTATCGAATTCTTGTAATATTGACCTTCTATATATAAATCCATGATCTGATGTTATATAAATATTAGTTGCACTAACATTGTTTATTAGATTTCTTATAAGATTATTTAAATCGTCAAAAGTTTTTTCAACACCTTCAAAAATATCTCTTTCTGTTAATGACTTATCTCCTACAGCATCGATAACATTATGATATATATAAATCAAATTTTTGCCTTCAAAAATTTTCTTATAATCTTTTCTCCTCATATCTTTCATATCGTTGTACTGTATTGCTACAGCATTATCTGAATAATTAAGCAATATCTTTTGTCTATTTTCTGTTCCTTGGCTATTAATTCCATCTACTATAATTTCTGACTTGTCATTTATAATAATTTCTTTATGAGGGAGTAAACTTGCCATGCCAAGTTTAGTATACGAAGGTATAACCCCCTGCATAAAAGTTATTTCAGCCTTACCTCTTCTTTGTATATTTAAAATATCACTAAATTCTTTAGCAGCCTCATATCTTAAAGCATCAGAAATAATAACAAATACTCTTTCATTATTTCTTATATGAGGTGCTATATAATTCTCATAAAAATCTATTTGCTGTGTAATGCCACTAATTCTAATATCTTCTTTCAATTCACTTTCTATAATATCAGACCATTTAATAGATAATTCATTTAAATACCAATGTGTATAAGTATTTTCTATTAATTCTACCAATTTGCTAAATTTATCTTTGTTTTGAATTTTATCATACGAAATGTAAAATTTTCTATAGAAATAATCAAATAAGTAATATTCTTTTACATAGTTTTCTATCATTTCATAGGCTGTCGAACCTCTTAATGTTTTTTGAAGTTTATTTTCTAATCTTAAAATCTCCATAGCATAATATATTGCTTCATACTCATACTTATATTTGTTAAACCAATGACTTGTCCTTCTACCATTTATAATTTTTCTATATTTCTCATATTCGCCAATTCTTTCTATCAAATTATTTATTAATTTGGATATTATTTCTTCATCAAATGCTCTAAAAGTATCACAATTAATATAATTTTCTATATTCCACCTTGATAAATATTTTTTTAAATTAATTTTCTTTTCAATTCTATCAGCAAGAATATCGTAAATTTCACTATCAACTGAATGATTTATAAAATGACTTAAAAACACTATTGCATCAGACTGCTTATTTGATATAAATTTTTCCCAAGTATCAGGTAATTTTTCTTCAAGATTATAACTTAAATGAGTAATAGTAAACATAATCATAAGATGTTCAAGATTTTTATCTTCTAAATGGAATCCATACTTTTTCTCTACTAATTTCCAAAATACATCTATGTCTCCAAATCTTTTTATATCCTGTAAATATTTATTTTCTTCTTTAATTTCTTCTTTTAGTATAGTTCTCAATACTAATTCGAAATCTGCCACTGATAATTTGCATATAGTAGACAAAACTGCTATATGCATTTTCTCTTCAGTAAAGTTTTCTAATTTGTATGATGCAAACCTTTTATATCTTTCCTTATTCCC comes from the Caminicella sporogenes DSM 14501 genome and includes:
- the pglZ gene encoding BREX-1 system phosphatase PglZ type A; its protein translation is MNLKEIKNILEQNFDKELSDGKNRHIIFWYDSDGEFVEDIDELELKNAKILELKDNNSFYIKYLLEKLDTNSNYLIYSSAPKPSPKENYLLDILKYSSEFSTDKATVIMKDLGVKDDSLRNTFKKYLKFFGNKERYKRFASYKLENFTEEKMHIAVLSTICKLSVADFELVLRTILKEEIKEENKYLQDIKRFGDIDVFWKLVEKKYGFHLEDKNLEHLMIMFTITHLSYNLEEKLPDTWEKFISNKQSDAIVFLSHFINHSVDSEIYDILADRIEKKINLKKYLSRWNIENYINCDTFRAFDEEIISKLINNLIERIGEYEKYRKIINGRRTSHWFNKYKYEYEAIYYAMEILRLENKLQKTLRGSTAYEMIENYVKEYYLFDYFYRKFYISYDKIQNKDKFSKLVELIENTYTHWYLNELSIKWSDIIESELKEDIRISGITQQIDFYENYIAPHIRNNERVFVIISDALRYEAAKEFSDILNIQRRGKAEITFMQGVIPSYTKLGMASLLPHKEIIINDKSEIIVDGINSQGTENRQKILLNYSDNAVAIQYNDMKDMRRKDYKKIFEGKNLIYIYHNVIDAVGDKSLTERDIFEGVEKTFDDLNNLIRNLINNVSATNIYITSDHGFIYRRSILQEFDKIQKTALKSLDESRRFILTEDNPEIEGTLSIPLNYIFGNKTTLKAIVPKGVVRFKVQGAGANYVHGGASLQEIVIPVIKFKNIRKNEFKSTKVEVKLTNISRKITNRITYLEFFQTEKVEDKKIPIRLKLYFVDEEGNRISNENIIIADSRSSKPEDRTFREKFTLKDQPYDKSKKYYLILEDEDETVDKIYEKIPFIIDLAIINDFDF
- a CDS encoding transposase encodes the protein MSNRSKRYKEEFKKQIVKLIKDGKSPSEIVKEYNIARSTVNKWVKDYTTSGSFKAKDNRSQEENELIRLRKENQRLKMENDILKQAA
- the brxL gene encoding protease Lon-related BREX system protein BrxL; this encodes MESSDKTFNLNEKLNKYFAGRVVRKDLTKKIKEGANVPVYVLEYLLGMYCATDDEDSINEGVERVKKILSDNFVRPDEAEKVKSKIRELGQYTVIDKVTVKLNEKKDIYEAEFSNLGLKGVEIAPHYVKEYEKLLSGGIWCILKMSYYYDEEVKEISPFNISKLTPIQMPNMDIEEIFNGRRYFTKDEWIDVLLRSIGMEPTQLKENVKWHLLCRMIPLVENNYNLCELGPRGTGKSHIYKEISPNSILISGGQTTVANLFYNMARRKIGLVGLWDVVAFDEVAGITFKDKDGIQIMKDYMASGSFARGKEEKNASASMVFVGNINQSVDVLLKTSHLFDPFPEAMAYDTAFFDRMHYYIPGWEIPKFRPEYFTDEYGFITDYLAEFFREMRKRSYTDAFDKYFKLGNNLNQRDVIAVRKTVSGLVKLIYPNGEFKKEDIEEILRYALVGRRRVKEQLKKIGGMEFYDVHFSYIDKESFNEEFVTVPEQGGGKLIPEGIGKPGHVYTVGHSHSGMIGVYKIETEVVNGSGKFERTGLGSNRDAKESINIAFNYFKANKKNISGTISVQNNDFLMHIQDLQGIGITSELSLAAFIALCSGALRKPVQSQMVILGSMSIGGTINKVEELASTLQVCFDAGAKKILLPMASASDISTVPPELFAKFQIAFYQSPEDAVFKALGVE